In the genome of Acidobacteriota bacterium, one region contains:
- a CDS encoding BrnT family toxin, with protein MKFEWHESKAEYNLVKHGISFTEAQTIFDDPFQENLPDLAHSVGEIRFLCLGMSERGRVLAVIYTERRNVTRIISVRLATRREELEYYAARSNYID; from the coding sequence ATGAAATTTGAGTGGCACGAGTCTAAGGCTGAGTATAATCTGGTGAAACATGGCATTTCCTTTACGGAAGCGCAGACAATCTTTGATGATCCGTTTCAAGAGAACCTCCCGGACTTGGCACACTCTGTGGGCGAGATTCGTTTCTTGTGTTTAGGAATGTCCGAGCGCGGGCGCGTCTTGGCTGTGATATACACAGAACGTAGGAATGTTACACGAATCATCAGTGTCAGATTAGCAACCCGGCGAGAGGAGCTTGAGTACTATGCAGCACGAAGTAACTATATTGACTGA
- a CDS encoding electron transfer flavoprotein-ubiquinone oxidoreductase, whose protein sequence is MDNIERDSLEMDVLFVGAGPASLAGALRLRQLIKAHNAAHHDALGEVQIAVIEKGREVGAHMISGAVLDPRAIRELMPDWLERGAPVEAEVTEEDVSYLTRHRKLKFPIIPPPLNNHGKYVVSLNKLIRWLAPIVEAEDIMLLPEFPGDKLLYDDQNRVVGVRTGDKGVGRDGEPKSNFEPGADIFAKVTVLGEGSRGSLTKKLVQKLNLDKDRNPQVYACGVKEIWELPKGRVVPGSVMHTLGYPLPNDVFGGGFVYGMQNDLLDVGLVAGLDYSDPFTDPHRLFNEFKQHPAIAAMLEGGKMLHYGAKTIPEGGLLSQPKYYGDGFLIIGDAASFLNSQKLKGIHMALKTGMLAAATIFEALLAERFDEAQLQSFEKKVKASYVHEELYEVRNFHQAFRHGRLWGLVESGVQMATKGFGLFGDLHVEAGHEHMKKQHVYGRQPQHAGEYIQAEAPKYDNKLTFEKVTDVYRSGTEHNEDQPPHLKILAPDICVNQCTQAFGNPCQYFCPAAVYEIEEVEGGRRPKLNFSNCVHCKTCDIMDPYQIIDWVTPEGGGGPNYINL, encoded by the coding sequence ATGGACAACATCGAACGCGATAGCTTGGAAATGGATGTGCTCTTTGTCGGCGCAGGCCCGGCCTCACTCGCCGGGGCCTTGCGCTTGCGGCAACTCATCAAGGCCCATAACGCCGCCCACCACGACGCGCTCGGCGAAGTGCAAATCGCCGTGATCGAAAAGGGCCGTGAAGTTGGCGCGCACATGATTTCAGGTGCGGTGCTCGATCCGCGCGCCATCCGCGAACTGATGCCCGATTGGCTGGAACGCGGCGCGCCGGTCGAAGCCGAAGTGACCGAAGAAGACGTTTCGTACCTGACCAGGCACCGCAAGCTGAAATTCCCCATCATCCCGCCGCCGCTCAACAACCACGGCAAATACGTCGTCAGTTTGAACAAGCTGATTCGCTGGCTCGCGCCCATCGTCGAGGCCGAAGACATTATGCTCTTGCCTGAATTTCCCGGCGACAAGCTGCTTTACGACGACCAAAATCGCGTCGTCGGCGTGCGCACGGGCGACAAAGGCGTTGGCCGGGATGGCGAACCGAAATCCAATTTCGAGCCGGGCGCGGACATCTTTGCCAAAGTCACCGTGCTGGGCGAAGGCTCGCGCGGTTCGCTGACCAAGAAGCTGGTGCAGAAGCTGAACCTGGACAAAGACCGCAATCCGCAGGTCTATGCCTGCGGCGTTAAAGAGATTTGGGAATTGCCGAAAGGCCGCGTCGTGCCTGGCTCCGTGATGCACACATTAGGCTATCCACTGCCCAACGATGTCTTCGGCGGCGGTTTTGTTTATGGGATGCAAAACGATTTGCTCGATGTCGGCTTGGTGGCGGGGTTGGATTACAGCGATCCCTTTACCGACCCACATCGCCTCTTCAACGAGTTCAAACAGCACCCGGCGATTGCGGCCATGCTCGAAGGCGGCAAGATGCTGCATTACGGCGCGAAGACGATTCCCGAAGGCGGCTTGCTGTCGCAGCCGAAGTATTACGGCGACGGCTTCCTGATCATCGGCGATGCGGCCAGCTTCCTGAATTCGCAAAAGCTCAAAGGCATTCACATGGCGCTCAAGACGGGCATGCTCGCCGCCGCGACGATCTTTGAAGCCTTGCTGGCCGAGCGCTTTGACGAAGCGCAGTTGCAGAGCTTTGAAAAGAAAGTCAAAGCCAGCTACGTGCACGAAGAGTTGTACGAGGTGCGCAACTTTCACCAGGCGTTCCGGCACGGCCGGTTGTGGGGCTTGGTTGAGAGCGGCGTGCAGATGGCGACCAAAGGCTTCGGCCTCTTTGGCGATTTGCACGTCGAGGCCGGGCACGAGCACATGAAAAAGCAGCACGTGTATGGCCGCCAGCCGCAACACGCGGGCGAATACATTCAGGCCGAGGCGCCGAAGTACGATAACAAACTGACGTTTGAAAAAGTCACCGACGTGTACCGTTCGGGCACCGAGCACAACGAAGACCAGCCGCCGCACCTGAAAATCCTCGCGCCCGACATCTGTGTCAACCAGTGCACACAGGCGTTCGGCAATCCGTGCCAGTATTTCTGCCCGGCGGCAGTCTATGAAATCGAAGAAGTCGAAGGCGGACGCCGGCCCAAGCTGAATTTCTCGAATTGCGTGCATTGCAAGACCTGCGACATTATGGATCCGTACCAGATTATTGATTGGGTGACGCCGGAAGGTGGTGGCGGGCCGAATTACATCAATCTCTGA
- a CDS encoding PIN domain-containing protein, giving the protein MLTSTIIIDTDPLVALTDEKDLQHHWARQTSEQFKAPLLTCDAVLSETWFLLRHLPKAQAKLLALLRQGLIHSRFDSLAETDSLIELLQKYADLPMSFADACLVRMCELHPDSLIFTLDSDFTIYRRRRTELIPQISPANPTH; this is encoded by the coding sequence ATGCTGACCTCCACGATCATCATTGACACTGACCCGCTGGTCGCGTTGACTGATGAAAAAGACCTACAACATCACTGGGCGCGGCAAACCTCTGAACAGTTCAAAGCGCCACTGCTGACCTGCGATGCCGTCCTGTCTGAAACATGGTTCTTGCTACGACACTTGCCAAAAGCTCAGGCTAAATTGCTCGCGTTGCTGAGACAGGGACTGATTCATTCACGGTTCGACTCACTTGCCGAAACAGACAGCCTCATCGAACTGCTGCAAAAGTACGCTGATCTTCCCATGTCCTTTGCCGATGCCTGTCTGGTGCGGATGTGCGAGTTGCATCCCGACAGCTTGATCTTCACGCTAGACAGCGATTTTACGATTTATCGCCGCCGCCGCACGGAGCTGATTCCCCAGATCAGTCCGGCAAATCCAACACACTGA